The Acidimicrobiia bacterium genome includes a region encoding these proteins:
- a CDS encoding helix-hairpin-helix domain-containing protein, whose protein sequence is MRRLLRVAGVAAALGALAWWMRERLLPPPLVDTEPPPPFRGASPVSADAPTASGRGLEAVRGIGPVYAGRLASIGIGSLEALADAEASFVAAELEIPAGHVADWIAQAAALSR, encoded by the coding sequence ATGAGAAGACTTCTGCGCGTGGCGGGTGTGGCGGCCGCCCTCGGGGCCCTCGCCTGGTGGATGCGGGAGAGGCTGCTGCCGCCCCCACTCGTCGACACTGAGCCGCCGCCGCCGTTCAGGGGCGCCTCCCCGGTCTCGGCGGACGCCCCGACCGCCTCGGGGCGCGGACTCGAAGCGGTGAGGGGCATCGGTCCCGTGTATGCCGGCCGGCTGGCGAGCATCGGGATCGGCTCCCTCGAGGCGCTCGCCGATGCAGAGGCCTCCTTCGTCGCCGCCGAGCTCGAGATTCCCGCAGGTCACGTCGCCGATTGGATCGCGCAGGCCGCTGCCCTGTCCCGATGA
- the rlmN gene encoding 23S rRNA (adenine(2503)-C(2))-methyltransferase RlmN, giving the protein MLYLIPPEELAEALPGEPRYRADQLRRWLYETPVLGSEAMKNLPARLRTEIDSRHWPFAVDLEQSADAGTTRKWLFRTPDGASIESVLMGYPRRTTLCISSQAGCAMACTFCATGQFGFERHLEPGEIVAQVAYANAHIREHGLENSPQRVTNIVFMGMGEPLANFSRVNEALRRLIEVMGISARSITVSTVGVVPGIRRLTEAPWKVNLAVSLHAADDQLRDELVPLNKRYDLANVIEACRRYRDEKGRRISIEWALIDGKNDTVDQARKLAAIAWDLRAHVNVIALNQTPLSQDAPPSPRQVQAFMTALTDAGANATLRDTRGRDIDAACGQLRVRSATSPNA; this is encoded by the coding sequence ATGTTGTATCTGATCCCTCCCGAGGAGCTCGCCGAGGCCCTTCCGGGTGAGCCCCGATATCGCGCCGACCAGCTGAGGCGGTGGCTGTACGAGACGCCGGTACTCGGGTCGGAGGCGATGAAGAACCTCCCGGCACGCCTGCGCACCGAGATCGACTCTCGGCATTGGCCGTTCGCGGTGGACCTGGAGCAGTCGGCCGATGCGGGAACGACTCGAAAGTGGCTCTTCCGCACGCCGGACGGAGCCTCGATCGAGTCCGTGCTCATGGGATACCCGAGGCGAACGACGCTGTGCATCTCATCCCAGGCGGGCTGCGCGATGGCGTGCACGTTCTGCGCCACCGGGCAGTTCGGCTTCGAGCGTCACCTCGAGCCCGGTGAGATCGTCGCCCAGGTCGCATATGCAAACGCCCACATCCGAGAGCACGGACTCGAGAACTCGCCACAACGGGTCACCAACATCGTGTTCATGGGTATGGGCGAGCCGCTCGCCAACTTCTCACGGGTCAACGAGGCCCTTCGACGCCTCATCGAGGTGATGGGGATCTCGGCGCGCAGCATCACGGTTTCGACGGTCGGCGTCGTCCCGGGCATCCGTCGGCTCACTGAAGCCCCCTGGAAGGTGAATCTCGCCGTGTCGCTCCATGCGGCAGACGACCAGCTGCGCGACGAGCTCGTACCGCTCAACAAGCGCTACGACCTGGCGAACGTCATCGAGGCGTGCCGGCGGTACCGCGACGAGAAGGGACGGCGCATCAGCATCGAGTGGGCCCTCATCGACGGCAAGAACGACACCGTCGACCAGGCACGCAAGCTGGCAGCCATCGCCTGGGACCTCAGGGCGCACGTCAACGTCATCGCCCTCAACCAGACCCCGCTCAGCCAGGACGCTCCCCCATCGCCCCGACAGGTGCAGGCGTTCATGACGGCACTCACCGATGCCGGGGCAAACGCGACGCTTCGTGACACCCGCGGCCGGGACATCGACGCAGCCTGCGGCCAGCTGCGGGTTCGTTCAGCCACGTCGCCGAACGCCTGA